In Eupeodes corollae chromosome 3, idEupCoro1.1, whole genome shotgun sequence, a single genomic region encodes these proteins:
- the LOC129950769 gene encoding ribonuclease P protein subunit p30, protein MEKTKGFYDLCVPFNKDQKVMTSIVKELIELGYKTIAIEEIFDHSKKDANKRGSEMFPEPADVSFLNEFKNKIKILSRLTIIYVDVSVSHAMSNSMNIKKFNIVAGLPKNDVTLTHCCTTFNGDIVTFDPEGSKLLVNRKNYQVAVKRGVFFEIKYSPVITNSSCRKDTIKLTHNYHAKGKSKSIILSSGARNIFDLRGPFDISNLALIFGLSEDQGKNSIGSTCRQLVLRAEARRLGKTIMFAKGAGPICLSSSSGESSSEEDEMEGGKNESGDDDDDMNEQPNKKKKLWKIVKTS, encoded by the exons atggaaaaaacaaaaggattttATGATCTTTGTGTCCCATTTAATAAAGATCAAAAAGTTATGACATCTATAGTCAAAGAACTCATTGAAC TTGGATATAAAACAATAGCAATCGAAGAAATATTCGATCACTCTAAAAAAGATGCAAATAAAAGAGGCTCTGAAATGTTTCCAGAACCGGCCGATGTCAGTTTCCTCAATGAattcaagaataaaataaaaatccttagCCGACTAACAATTATTTACGTTGATGTATCGGTATCACACGCTATG tCGAATTCTATGAATATCAAGAAATTCAACATTGTTGCCGGTTTGCCAAAGAACGATGTCACCCTAAcc caTTGTTGTACGACATTCAATGGTGACATTGTCACCTTTGATCCCGAGGGAAGTAAACTCCTAGTCAATCGCAAAAACTACCAAGTCGCCGTTAAACGTGgagtttttttcgaaatcaagTACTCGCCAGTTATCACGAATTCTAGCTGCCGAAAGGACACAATTAAGCTGACACACAATTACCATGCCAAGGGTAAATCAAAAAGCATAATTCTTTCCAGTGGGGCAAGGAACATATTCGACCTTAGAGGTCCCTTTGATATTAGCAACTT AGCTTTAATATTTGGATTGTCAGAAGATCAAGGAAAAAATTCAATAGGAAGTACTTGTCGCCAATTAGTACTTCGAGCAG AAGCACGACGCCTTGGTAAAACCATAATGTTCGCCAAAGGAGCTGGTCCAATCTGTCTATCTTCATCATCTGGAGAAAGTTCTTCAGAAGAGGATGAGATGGAAGGAGGTAAAAATGAATCaggtgacgatgatgatgatatgaATGAAcaaccaaataaaaagaaaaaactat GGAAGATTGTTAAAACGTCTTGa
- the LOC129950770 gene encoding uncharacterized protein K02A2.6-like, which produces MSFSEETLQSLTSVFSEAIKKAVVDATQAAISTATRNGTTSHQPSPKLPTFSIGEYKSSESESVGDYFRRFEWALQLSKIPATDYPQYARVHMGTELNNALKTLSSPQNPEVLSYEQIKTTLVNHFDTTKNKYAESIKFRHIVQQADESVANFTLRLRQGAVNCDYGNFLDRMLIEQFLHGLSCREMCNAIIIKQPDTFAIAYEAAQSIEASRNTAVEVKSEITPAGEATHKLGYAPPRFKRGQKEALQPFKQGQHPNQTCNGCGGRHFRNQCKFREAECHACGKKGHIARRCRSKTAQIVEVNEEQPSDSDEIVQCLKNINLVNSIKPTSTSDTLKIEVKIDGRDLVMELDTGSPCAIISAQILRTIKPQFSLIKSDRQFASYTRHRLNCIGRIPVNVTVGRKVRRLNLYVVEGHFDTLFGREWIAQFASEINFSKFFETSGHVNSLTSTTPNLSEEQRNQMNSLLNQYEEVFSNIAGKLKGPPASLHFKPDVSPVFMRAREIPLALRDAYAKEIDSKISSGFYKKVEYSEWASTTHIVSKKNGRIRITGNYKPTLNPRIIIDEHPIPKVEDIFNQMKDARVFCHLDVTDAYSHLPIDEEFSHAMTLNTTTHGLIRPTRAVYGAANIPAIWQRRIEMVFQGIRNVRIFFDDILIHAKNFDEMLEVVNLVLERVREHGLHLNREKCVFATSCVEFLGHKIDANGIQKSDKHTEAVKKAPKPSTFEELQLFLGKATYYSSFIPDLSTRDRPLRNMLRSESFKWTQEAHEAYMNIKSILISPQVLMPYDPSLPLLLATDASKTGLGAVLSHVLSNGQERPIAYASRTMSATEQRYPQIDKEALAIVWAVQKFFMYLYARHWTLITDHKPLSQILHPEKSLPVLCISRMANYAEFLTNFNYDVKFKTTKENANADYFSRASLETDVNKITQSQQVFDSETEYDPFDNFLVHQIHQLPLNAKRIAQETRKDLHLGKMCSILESGQCLVRSGFKSPESSYRLAANCLVFEHRVVIPSTLREKVLADLHLAHLGMVKMKGLARSFVFWPGIDADIERMARNCSNCTKNAHLPPQFREHHWEYPKGPWERVHIDYAGPVAGMMLLIVSDAYSKWLEVKTTNSMTTGATISILDELFAAYGVPVIVVSDNGTNFTSAEFKTYLQTVGVKYHKLTAPYHPSTNGQAERSVQTVKNALRTMETTKTSLQLNLNKFLRQYRKAPHTTTGQSPSQLFLGRSLRTSLDLLRPDDIFTKVTEKQNSQFSPTFRILQPGQSVFFLSNNPRMDKWVPGVIRNRLGDLHYEITYLGKRFKRHIDQIKGHKDNYSNNQDKTHGSQYAEHIDVPVNDRSSQYIRPPQTPTPHQQPLSETSTAVVVPKQQSLTPQETHSPGPGSQLITPPAAPRRSTRPRKPRVLFSP; this is translated from the coding sequence ATGTCATTTTCAGAAGAAACCCTGCAATCGCTTACATCAGTCTTCTCGGAAGCAATCAAAAAAGCAGTTGTGGATGCCACACAGGCGGCGATATCTACTGCCACGAGAAACGGCACAACCTCACACCAACCTTCtccaaaattaccaacattttCTATTGGTGAGTATAAATCATCTGAATCTGAATCAGTCGGAGATTATTTTAGGCGATTCGAATGGGCACTCCAACTCAGCAAGATCCCAGCAACCGATTATCCGCAATATGCACGTGTTCATATGGGAACAGAGCTGAACAATGCCCTTAAAACGCTTTCAAGTCCACAGAATCCAGAAGTCCTTTCAtacgaacaaataaaaacaaccctTGTAAATCATTTTGACACGACAAAGAACAAATATGCTGAAAGCATCAAATTCAGACATATTGTTCAGCAAGCTGATGAATCAGTTGCCAACTTTACGCTTCGTCTGAGGCAAGGCGCTGTGAATTGTGATTATGGTAATTTTTTGGACAGGATGTTGATAGAACAATTTCTGCATGGACTTTCTTGTCGTGAGATGTGCAACGCTATAATAATCAAACAGCCCGACACATTTGCTATTGCATATGAAGCCGCACAATCAATTGAAGCAAGTCGCAACACAGCAGTTGAGGTGAAATCAGAAATAACACCGGCAGGCGAAGCCACACACAAACTGGGATATGCCCCCCCACGGTTCAAGCGCGGCCAAAAAGAAGCATTACAACCATTTAAACAAGGACAACACCCAAATCAAACTTGTAATGGGTGTGGAGGTAGACATTTTAGGAATCAATGCAAATTTCGAGAAGCGGAGTGCCATGCTTGTGGCAAAAAGGGTCATATTGCAAGAAGGTGCCGATCGAAAACCGCACAAATTGTCGAGGTCAACGAGGAACAGCCGAGTGATTCAGATGAAATAGTACAAtgtctcaaaaatataaacctgGTCAACTCCATAAAGCCTACTTCCACATCAGACACCCTAAAAATCGAAGTGAAAATTGATGGCCGTGACCTCGTGATGGAGCTAGATACTGGTTCACCATGTGCCATCATTAGTGCACAGATTCTTCGCACTATTAAACCCCAGTTTTCGTTGATAAAGTCAGACAGACAGTTCGCAAGTTACACCCGCCATCGACTTAATTGCATCGGACGTATTCCAGTTAATGTAACTGTTGGCAGAAAAGTTCGTAGGTTAAATCTCTATGTGGTAGAAGGCCACTTTGACACTCTCTTTGGAAGGGAATGGATCGCTCAATTCGCcagtgaaataaatttttctaagtTCTTTGAAACTTCAGGTCACGTCAACTCTCTCACATCAACAACTCCTAATCTGTCAGAGGAACAACGAAATCAAATGAACTCCCTTCTCAACCAATACGAAGAGGTGTTCAGTAACATAGCTGGCAAACTAAAGGGACCTCCTGCTTCACTTCATTTTAAGCCTGACGTGTCACCAGTTTTTATGAGAGCAAGGGAAATTCCTTTGGCATTGCGGGATGCTTATGCCAAAGAGATCGACTCGAAAATTTCCTCaggattctataaaaaagtgGAATACTCGGAATGGGCATCAACAACACATATAGTATCCAAGAAAAATGGACGTATTCGTATTACTGGGAATTACAAGCCAACACTTAATCCACGAATAATCATTGATGAACATCCAATTCCAAAAGTTGaggatatatttaatcaaatgaAAGATGCAAGAGTATTCTGCCACTTGGACGTCACAGATGCCTATTCACATTTACCCATTGACGAGGAGTTCAGCCATGCCATGACATTGAACACCACTACCCATGGATTAATTCGGCCAACTCGTGCTGTATACGGAGCTGCAAACATTCCGGCAATTTGGCAGCGGCGAATCGAAATGGTGTTTCAAGGCATTCGAAATGTAAGAATCTTCTTCGACGACATCCTTATTCATGCCaaaaattttgatgaaatgCTAGAAGTTGTCAATCTGGTCTTGGAGAGAGTAAGAGAACATGGACTTCATTTGAATCGAGAGAAATGTGTGTTTGCGACATCATGCGTAGAATTTCTGGGACATAAAATCGATGCTAATGGGATTCAAAAATCAGACAAACACACAGAAGCAGTGAAAAAAGCACCAAAACCTTCCACCTTCGAAGAACTGCAACTATTTTTGGGTAAGGCAACTTATTATAGTTCTTTTATTCCAGATCTTTCGACGAGAGATCGACCATTGAGAAACATGCTGCGGTCTGAATCGTTTAAGTGGACACAAGAAGCACACGAAGCATATATGAacatcaaaagtattttaatatcGCCACAAGTCCTTATGCCTTATGACCCGTCACTTCCGCTTCTATTAGCCACTGATGCGAGTAAAACTGGACTTGGAGCCGTCCTTTCACATGTCTTAAGTAATGGACAGGAAAGGCCAATAGCATATGCGAGCCGCACCATGAGCGCAACAGAACAGCGATACCCTCAGATCGATAAGGAGGCCTTAGCTATTGTCTGGGCTGTACAAAAGTTTTTCATGTATTTATACGCTCGCCATTGGACCCTCATCACCGACCACAAGCCATTGTCTCAAATTCTGCACCCAGAAAAATCTTTACCTGTTCTCTGTATCAGCAGAATGGCAAATTATGCTGAGTTCCTGACCAACTTCAATTATgatgtcaaattcaaaacaaccaAAGAAAACGCGAATGCTGATTACTTCTCACGAGCTTCTTTAGAAACAGATGTCAATAAAATTACCCAATCGCAACAAGTTTTTGATTCTGAAACAGAATATGACCCATTCGATAATTTCTTAGTTCATCAAATTCATCAACTGCCACTCAATGCAAAACGAATTGCTCAAGAAACTAGAAAAGATCTACATTTGGGCAAAATGTGTTCCATACTCGAATCAGGTCAATGTCTAGTCCGATCGGGTTTCAAATCGCCTGAGTCTAGCTATAGGTTAGCTGCAAATTGCCTTGTCTTTGAACACAGAGTGGTAATTCCATCAACTTTACGTGAAAAAGTTCTTGCAGATCTTCACTTAGCGCATTTGGGAATGGTGAAGATGAAAGGTTTGGCACGATCATTTGTTTTTTGGCCGGGAATTGACGCAGATATCGAACGTATGGCAAGGAATTGTAGCAACTGTACTAAAAATGCACACTTACCCCCCCAGTTTCGAGAACACCATTGGGAGTATCCAAAAGGACCGTGGGAACGAGTCCATATAGACTACGCGGGACCCGTCGCTGGAATGATGTTACTCATAGTATCTGATGCGTATAGCAAGTGGCTTGAAGTTAAAACAACTAACTCGATGACAACTGGTGCTACTATATCTATTCTCGATGAATTATTTGCTGCATATGGTGTCCCAGTAATAGTGGTGTCTGATAATGGCACAAATTTTACGTCAGCTGAATTTAAAACGTATCTACAGACAGTTGGCGTAAAATATCATAAGCTGACAGCACCGTACCATCCATCAACGAATGGACAAGCCGAGCGGAGCGTACAAACAGTAAAAAATGCACTAAGAACCATGGAAACTACTAAGACCTCACTTCAGCTAAACCTTAACAAATTCCTTCGGCAATATAGAAAAGCACCTCATACCACCACAGGCCAATCACCATCGCAGCTATTTTTGGGTCGTTCACTCCGGACTAGTCTAGATCTTCTCAGACCTGATGATATATTTACAAAAgtaactgaaaaacaaaactcgCAATTCAGCCCAACCTTCCGCATTCTGCAACCAGGGCAATCGGTCTTTTTCTTATCAAACAACCCTCGTATGGACAAATGGGTTCCAGGAGTTATCAGAAACCGTTTGGGAGACCTTCATTATGAAATCACGTACCTTGGCAAACGGTTTAAACGCCATATCGACCAGATCAAAGGTCATAAagataattattcaaataatcAAGATAAAACTCATGGATCGCAATATGCAGAGCATATAGATGTTCCAGTCAACGATCGCTCTAGTCAATACATAAGACCACCACAAACGCCTACACCACATCAACAGCCACTGAGTGAAACTAGTACTGCTGTTGTAGTACCTAAGCAGCAGTCACTTACTCCACAGGAGACGCATTCACCTGGACCTGGAAGTCAATTAATAACACCACCAGCAGCTCCACGAAGATCCACCAGACCTCGGAAGCCTCGGGTCTTATTCTCACCTTAG